Sequence from the Candidatus Methylomirabilota bacterium genome:
GCGGAATCCCGATCTCGGGAGCGCCATGGGAGCCGCAGGGCGCGAGAGGGCAAGAGCGCACTTCTCGGTGGAACGCATGGTCACGTCGATCGCCGAGATCTACGCGAGCCTTGCCGGCCGCGCGCCTGCCGCCTGAGGTATCGACAACCCGTGCCTGTCTACTCGCATTCGCGGCTCGGCGTCTACGAGACCTGCCCGCGGCAGTACCGCTTCCAATATGTGGACAAGGTGCCGGTGCCCGAGGTCAGGACGGTGGAGATGTTCCTGGGCAGCCAGGTTCACTCGGCGCTGGAAGATCTCTACCGCGACGTGACGCGCGGGAAGGTCCCGCCCCTCGACGCCATCCTCGACGGCTATCGCGCGCGCTGGGCCGAGGAGTGGACAGAGGACATCGTGATCCGGCGCGAGGGCGCGTCGGCCGGCGAGTACCGCCTCCAGGGCGAGGGGCACCTCGCGTCCTACTACGGCCGCTATCACCCGTTCGACGGCGAGCGCACCGTGGCCGTCGAGCGGCGCGTGATGTTCCCGCTCGCAGAA
This genomic interval carries:
- a CDS encoding PD-(D/E)XK nuclease family protein, with amino-acid sequence MPVYSHSRLGVYETCPRQYRFQYVDKVPVPEVRTVEMFLGSQVHSALEDLYRDVTRGKVPPLDAILDGYRARWAEEWTEDIVIRREGASAGEYRLQGEGHLASYYGRYHPFDGERTVAVERRVMFPLAEARKIWMQGYVDRLSVTRDGLWQIHDYKTGRWVPTQEDLDRDRQLALYQIGIQRDFPREARRVELVWHYLAHDLELRSRREPEALESLAAETLALIDTIQADTTFETVTGPHCDRCSYRSICPAWGPAQP